The DNA region CCTCTGGATCCACCAAAACGCCGGCCCCGACGAGTAGCCTGGCCTTCGTCTGCATGAAACCCGTCGGAAGTTGCCTGACCGCGTACTTCTTACCGTTAATAAAAACGCTGTGGCCCGCGTTCGTCCCGACGCCGCCGCGTGCTATGATCTCGGGCTCATCCTCCAGGGCAAGGTGCGCTATAACAGAGCCCTTGCCCTCGTCTCCCCACTGACCGCCAACAACGATGTAGCTCGGCATGGCTCCTTACCCATATTTAAGTTAAGAAGAGCCTTATAACAATTTCGAAATCAACATATAAACAGCAAACCTTTCACGGGGACGTTCCAAAAGGTTAAAACTCCTGACAAAAACCAAAGGTGGAGGTAGTGAACATGAGAAACAAGCTGGTGGTCGTTACCGGAGGAGCGGGATTCATCGGCTCCCACATCGCCTGGGAGCTTGTCAAGGACAACGATGTCGTGATAATAGACAACCTCTACACCGGAAAGGAGGAGAACGTACCCCCTGGTGCGAAGCTGGTTAAAGTGGACATAAGAAACCACAGTGCGGTAGCCGAGCTGATAAGTAGCGCGGACTACGTCTTCCACGAGGCGGCCCAGGTCAGCGTCGTGGAGAGCATTCGAGACCCGGTCTTCACGGAGGAGGTCAACGTCCTTGGAACGCTTAACATTCTGAAAGCCATTCTTGATGGCAACGGGAAACTGGTCTTTGCGTCATCAGCGGCAGTTTACGGCGACAACCCGAACCTCCCGCTGAAAGAAAGTGAAAGACCGAAACCGCTTTCACCGTATGGCGTTACCAAGGCAACAGCCGAAGAGTACCTGAGGGTTTATCATGAACTCTACGGCCTTCCCATCGTTGCGCTCCGTTACTTCAACGTCTTTGGGCCGAGGCAGGGGTCTAACCAATACGCGGGAGTGATAAGCATTTTCATCAACCGCGCCCTGAAGAACGAGCCGCTCTTCATCTACGGGGACGGCAAGCAGACACGGGATTTCATCTACGTAAAGGACGTCGTTAGGGCGAACCTCCTCGTTGCAGAGAGCAGGCGCGCCAACGGGAGGGTCTTCAACGTTGCAACCGGGAGACAGACAACGGTGCTGGAGCTGGCCAGGAGAGTTATTGAAATCACGGGCGCGAACTCGCAGATAGTCTTCGACAAGCCGAGACCCGGCGATATAAGGCACAGCCTCGCGGATATAAGCGGGATCAGAGGGCTTGGCTTTGAACCGGAGTGGAGCCTTGAGGAGGGGCTGAAGAAAACGGTGGAGTGGCATCAGGGTTTGGATAGCCCGTAAGGGATCCCCAAACTCTGAACGCTAAGAACCCGCCCGGATGAACTGGTCCCCAAAGCAGAAGCGGGCTGAATCGTTCCAACCACTACCTTCGGGGAGGGATACAGATACGGCCTGAGGCCGAGCCAGTGGTAGGTACTGCTACCCACCCCTTGACCCATTGTGGGGGATGGCATAATCCCTGTAATAACGTTCCGCAATGAAGAATCGCTATCAACCAACTGGTTGTTCTCATACACTGACACGGTGTAGGGACTTTCTGTCATGATGCTCACGCTATAGAGCTCTGGAATTCCAGAGGGCAGAGATTGGGTGCTGAACCAAGTGAGGTACCCCCAGCTATCACTAACCCAATCTATTTCCTGCGAATTGACCCCAAGCCCCACGTTTCCCCAGTTAGATGTTGTGTAGGTTAAAAAGTACGGGCCATAATTCCCCGATGATGGAATCCCAAGAGTTGCGTTGGTGTCAAAAACGTATCCTTGATAGCCATTGTTAATGAAGTTGCTTATAGTGTATGGAACGGTGTACGAATTCCCTGCGTTCAAAACGCGACTTGAGCCTTCAAAGTACCAGAAGACCTTTAATGAATTGAAGTAAGATGGATCGTAGTTATCCCCATCCAGGTGAACGTAGATCACCCGCGACACGTCGGTTCTGATGGTTGAAACGTTCACCCAGAAGTAAGTCTTTCCGCTTTCGGAATCGTACACGTACCAGTAATAGAGGGGGTCCCCGCTGGAATCCGTCACGTAGACGTTGGAGTAACCAGATGGGTTGAGAGGATAGGTGAAGTTAACAACGTAGTTTGGATAGGAGTTCCCGTTTCCAGGGGATGTGGTGTTGTATATCGTAACGGGAATTATGTACCCACCACCTGATCCAGAACCTCCCCCAGAGGTACCCTGGAGAGCGATGCATCCGGGGTTGAAAGCAACGAACCTGTACCACTCATCAACATGAGCCTCCGGCTCAGGGTCTATATAGTACCTAACCCTAATGTCATCCACGTGATAGGTCTGACCCCCAAATATATACACCCTCGTGAAATCAGTGTATGATGTGTCAGTATACGAAGTCTCCTTCACAAGATTGCCCGAAGTGTCGTAAACGTTGAGAATCAAGGAACCATCTGAGAGTATCTCAAACCTGACGAAGTACCAGGTGTTGGTGTTTAGATTGGCGTTAACCCGTGCCTTTGTGAATCCCCGATAGCTACTACGTACATCAATCCTGATGTTCCCGTTAATGGCGTTCAGCACGGCCCCATAACCGTTGCCGTTGTCGTCTATCAACCCCACCCTGTCAAGGTTTCCACCGGTATCTCGAACCCGGTTGTCCCAGTACTCCAAAATGAGTCCACCATACTCTGCTCTCCTGAAAACTCTACCCAGGCTTTTGTACGCGCCGTTTGGGTCGTTGTTTGAGGTCTTTTCAGCAGCATGTGAACCTCCGTACTCGAAGTTGTCATTCACTTGTTTCACTACACCACTTCCGTACTGCACCCAGCCATTCCATGTTTCAAAATCATTAAAGAAAGGA from Thermococcus sp. includes:
- a CDS encoding SDR family oxidoreductase, with translation MRNKLVVVTGGAGFIGSHIAWELVKDNDVVIIDNLYTGKEENVPPGAKLVKVDIRNHSAVAELISSADYVFHEAAQVSVVESIRDPVFTEEVNVLGTLNILKAILDGNGKLVFASSAAVYGDNPNLPLKESERPKPLSPYGVTKATAEEYLRVYHELYGLPIVALRYFNVFGPRQGSNQYAGVISIFINRALKNEPLFIYGDGKQTRDFIYVKDVVRANLLVAESRRANGRVFNVATGRQTTVLELARRVIEITGANSQIVFDKPRPGDIRHSLADISGIRGLGFEPEWSLEEGLKKTVEWHQGLDSP
- a CDS encoding DUF2341 domain-containing protein, whose protein sequence is MSGRFSLGLLTVVLILLLLSFGLAVPSISVNVQGIGTGSEKVFSPVCYGGYYKDSGGIRLQFPSYLPPDSKVYVVLYDSGGNFVASNSKTLTGGLNPNTPILVTFSSTELSNADISKTHVVVTDGFGNVLFEGSIDVSVQKIGAGNWSGDLAQPINITYSGTQELHNWPVRIVLSDDNPENHYGWGNYYIDWTYLGNNPRGIRFYDSNGHLLYYLIEILDTTNHYAVIWVNVTDIPPGGTIIWMVYGNGDYSSYNDGHRVFPFFNDFETWNGWVQYGSGVVKQVNDNFEYGGSHAAEKTSNNDPNGAYKSLGRVFRRAEYGGLILEYWDNRVRDTGGNLDRVGLIDDNGNGYGAVLNAINGNIRIDVRSSYRGFTKARVNANLNTNTWYFVRFEILSDGSLILNVYDTSGNLVKETSYTDTSYTDFTRVYIFGGQTYHVDDIRVRYYIDPEPEAHVDEWYRFVAFNPGCIALQGTSGGGSGSGGGYIIPVTIYNTTSPGNGNSYPNYVVNFTYPLNPSGYSNVYVTDSSGDPLYYWYVYDSESGKTYFWVNVSTIRTDVSRVIYVHLDGDNYDPSYFNSLKVFWYFEGSSRVLNAGNSYTVPYTISNFINNGYQGYVFDTNATLGIPSSGNYGPYFLTYTTSNWGNVGLGVNSQEIDWVSDSWGYLTWFSTQSLPSGIPELYSVSIMTESPYTVSVYENNQLVDSDSSLRNVITGIMPSPTMGQGVGSSTYHWLGLRPYLYPSPKVVVGTIQPASALGTSSSGRVLSVQSLGIPYGLSKP